The following is a genomic window from Patagioenas fasciata isolate bPatFas1 chromosome 1, bPatFas1.hap1, whole genome shotgun sequence.
cccagcttctccagctcctcGGGGCAGACGTCGGGGCAGTGCGTGAACCCGAAGTACAGCAGCACCCAGCGCCCGCGGAAGTCGCCCATGCGCCGCGGCCGCCCGGCGTGGTCCTGCAGCCGGAACTCGCCGCGGCCCAGCGCCAGCGCCCCCAGCTCCgcgcgccgccgctcccgccggcgCCGCTCCCGCTCGGCGCGCAGGTACAGCcaccccgcgcccgccgccgcgcccACGCCCGCCACCACGCCCAGCCGTGCTCCCACGCCCAGCCGCGCCGGGGGGCTCGGGGCCGACAGGGGGCGGCGTGGTGGGGGGCGCGGGCAGCGgcacaggcagcgcaggcagcgggCGGGCAGCAGCGCCGGGAACATGGCTGGGGGGGAACAGACCCTGTGGCCTCTGACCCTCACCTGGCCCCCCTCTGACCTCTCGACCCTGTGACCTCTGACCCTCACCCGGCCCCCCCTCTGACCCCTCGACCCTGTGACCTCTGACCCTCACCCGGCCCCCTCTGATCCCTCGACCCTGTGACCTCTGACTCCTCAACCCTGTGACCTCTGACCCTCACCCCCGCCCCCCTCTGACCCCTCGACCCTGTGATCTCTGACCCTCACCCAGCCCCCCTCTGACCCCTCGACCCTGTGGCCTCTGACCCTCACCCAGCCCCCTCTGACCCCTTGATCTCTGACCCCTTGACCCTGTGACCTCTGACCTCCTAGCCCTGACCCCCAGGTGCCCTTTGACCCCTTACCCCTGTCACTGCCCCATATCCCCCAGCCATGCCACCCTGTGACCTCTGACCCCTCACCCCACCGCTGCTCTCTGAcccccaccctgtcccctgctgtcctctcaccccggccctgcccccccgTGCCCTTTGACCCCTGCCATCGCGCCGGTGCCCTGTGACCCCACTGACCTTTGCCCTCTGCCCCcgagccccgcgccgcccgccggtGCCCGCCGCGCCGGTTCCCCGGAGCCGGAAGTACCGGGGCGGGAGGCGGGCGGAGCGGGCGCATGCGCACTGAGCACGCCCGTGAGGGGCCGCCTTTGCGCATGCGCGCCCTCCGcctccgccagggggcgctgccccGACGGCGGGGCCGTGACCGTGACCGTGACCCCGGGCCGGGCGGGCAGGACGCGGTTTCACCGCCCGTCCCCCGCCGATGCGGGGAGCTCGGGGGTGCcggggggccccgggggggtcccgggtccCAGGACGGTCTCCGccaggcggggcgggggcgcggggggcggggcgggccccaGGCACAGCGCCCCCTGCAGGGCCCGGCGCGCCGCGCCGCTCAGCGCCCCCTCGTGGTGCAGCCGCAGCCAGGGCTCCCCTGCGGGCAGCGCGGGGTGggcgggggctccgggggggggcggggcttgtTCCCCCCCCACTCCTCCAtcccccgcagcccccccgcccGGTGCCGGTACCTGCCCGCACGCGCTGCCCCGCGGCCACCAGCAGCTCCGCCCCCACGCGGGGCTTCACGGCGTCCCCGGCGCGCGCGCGGCCggtccccagctcctgcagcacccgCGCCAGCGGCAGCGCCGCCACCCGCTGCACCCAGCCTGGGGGACACGGAACGGGGAGCCCCGGCACCCCcagtgggcaggggctgggggaccccagggacagggcatgggGAGTGAGGGGgtgggcaggatctggggtgttggggagccccagggacagggcatggggagggggaagatgggcaggatctggggtgttggggagcaccagggacaggggacacagggaccacgGGGGAACGGGGAGCCCCGGGGCTCCcagtgggcaggggctgggggaccccagggacagggcatgggGAGTGAGGGGgtgggcaggatctggggtgttgaggagccccagggacagggcatgggAAGGCGGGGGGGatgggcaggatctggggtgttggggagccccagggacagcgggtggggggcagggggacacagggaccacgGAGGTTGGGGAGTCCTAAGTCCCCGAAGGGTTCAGGGACTGGTGGATTGGGGGACCcaagggacaggggatgggggggtgggcagggatctggggggactggggtgcccaaggcagggcagggtctggggggtgtgggggaccccagggacagggcatgggaagggggggggatgggcaggatctggggtgttggggagccccagggacagcgggtggggggcagggggacacagggaccacgGGGCTTGGGGAGCCACAAGTCCCCGAGGGGTTCAGGGACTGGTGGATTGGGGGGCCccagggacaggggatgggggggtgggcagggatgtggggggactGGGGTGCCCAAGGCGGGGCAGGGTCTGGGGGGTGTGCGGAACCCCAGGGACAAGGGATGTGGAGAGGGGGGCACAAACAGGGGCTGTATGGGGGGTGAGGAATAAGCCAGGGGAGCCCTGAGCACCCCGGGTGGGAATGAAGCagagggcagggggtgcagggtggggggagCATGGGGTGAGGGCAGGGTGGGtgtgtggggatggggagggcagcGCGGTCCCCgagcccctgtcccccctgtgccccctgccccctgtccccgctCACCCCCCTGCAGCACCGGCAGCTCCTCGACGATGCTGGCCTGGCCCAGGACTCCGCGCCGCTGCTCGGGGGTCCCGGTGCACAGGCGGTGGGCGGTGTCGGGGGGCACCCCCTGCGCCCCCAGCATGGCCTCGAAGGCGCACAGGGCCGAACCGTCAtccagcgcccggcccagccgctCCTGGCCCTGAGGGACCCCCCCGGCCAGCCCGCAGTGCCACAGCAGCAGCCCACCTGTGGGGGGGGCACGGTGGGGACCTCacaacccccccggccccccggggGTGAAACACCAGCTCTGGGGAATGGCctgtggggtgggctgggggtgaTGGGTGGGCCAGTGTGGGGGCTCAAGGGGCAGGGGGATGAGTTGGGGTGTTAAAAGGAAGGGGGGCAAGTCGGGGGGAAGGGGACAGGGCCACAGGACAGGACCCTGGAGTGCGCAGGCagggggacagggcagggacagTCCCCAAGGCTGGGGGGCTGCAGTGCGGGGGAAGACCCAGGGAAggtccccatggccatgggggggggcagggctgggagtgaGGAGACCCCTGGGCTGcggggtggcagggctggggcagggactcgtGTGGGCGCCCAGGCCATGCCCACcccgtcccccctgtccccacgtccccctgtccccgcggCTGACCCAGGGCGGTGACCAGCTCCCGCAGGTCGGGGGGGCCGCCCCCCTCCAGGCACTCCAGGgcctccagcacctccagcgAGTTGCCCACGCAGCGGCCCAGCGGCTCGTCCATGCGGCTCAGCACGGCCGCCGTGCGGATGCCCAGCCGCTCGCCCACCCACACCTGCGGCAGGAGCAGGGCGGGGGGCTCACAGGGGGTAAGGGCCTCATGGGGGGCTCACAGGGGGCAGTGGGGCTCACAGGGGGCCGGGGGCTCACCAGGCTCTGGGCCAGCTCCCGTGCACTGTCCtgtgtggggcacagggctgCGCTCCCGAACTTGACATCCAGCACCAGCGCcgagagctgctctgctgccttCTTGCTCAGGATGGAGGCTGGGGGGGGAAGCTTCGCTGGGCTGCTGCCCCcgtcctgcctgcccctgcccgcctctgcctgcccctgcctgcccctgcctgtccctgcctgcccctgcctgtccctgcctgtccctgcctgtccctgcccaccGCTGCCTGCCCCtccctgcccctgcccgcccctgccTGTTGCTGCCTGTCCCTACCTGCCCCTGCTCGTCCCTGCCCGCCCCTGCCTatccctgcccgtccctgcctgccctgcctgtccctgcccgtccctgcccgccCCTGCCCGCCGGGCACGGCGCCAGCCGCCTGTCCCTGCCCGTACCGGTGACAAGGGGCGGGCTGTCCACGGTGGCGGTGACGTCCCGCAGCCCGTACAGCACCCGGTCGGCCGGCGCCAGCTCCTCGCTCTGCCCCACGATGCAGCAGCCCACGCGCTCCAGGATGCTCCGCATCTGCGGGGACGGGTGTCAGCGCGGGTCCTCACAGCACCCCGTGTCCCATCGGTGTCCCACGTCCCAtcagtgtcccatgtcccatcagTGTCCCGTGTCCCATCAGTCTCTCATCTTGTCAGTACCCTACATCCACTGTCCCATCAGCGTCCCATGTCCCAtcagtgtcccatgtcccatcactGTCCCGTGTCCCATCAGTGTCCCATGTCCCGTTGGTGTCCCTCATCCTGTCAGTACCCTACATCCCCTGTCCCATCAGCGTCCCATGCCCCAtcagtgtcccatgtcccatcagcGTCCCATGTCCCATCAGCGTCCCATGTCCCATCAGTGTCCCGTGTCCCATCAGTGTCCCTCATCTTGTCAGTACCCTACATCCCCTGTCCCATCAGCGTCCCGTGCCCCAtcagtgtcccatgtcccatcggtgtcccatgtcccatcagTGTCCCTCATCATGTCAGTACCCTACATACCCTGTCCCATCAGCGTCCTGTGCCCCAtcagtgtcccatgtcccatcggTGTCCCGTGTCCCATCAGTGTCCCGTGTCCCATCAGTGTCCCTCATCTTGTCAGTACCCTACATCCCCTGTCCCATCAGCGTCCCGTGCCCCAtcagtgtcccatgtcccatcggtgtcccatgtcccatcagTGTCCCGTGTCCCATCGGTGTCCCATGCCCCATTGGTGTCCCGTGTCCCAtcggtgtcccatgtcccatcagcATCCCATGTCCCATCAGCATCCCATGTCCCATCAGTGTCCCGTGTCCCATCAGCGTCCCATGTCCCATCAGTGTCCCATATCCCATCAGTGTCCCTCATCCTGTCAGTACCCTGCATCCCCTGTCCCAtcagtgtcccatgtcccatcagTGTCCCTCATCCTGTCAATACCCTGCATCCCCTGTCCCAtcagtgtcccatgtcccatcagTGTCCCTCATCCTGTCAGTACCCTGCATCCCCTGTCCCAtcagtgtcccatgtcccatcagTGTCCCTCATCCTGTCAGTACCCTGCATCCCCTGTCCCAtcagtgtcccatgtcccatcagTGTCCCTCATCCTGTCAGTACCCTGCATCCCCTGTCCCATCAGTGTCCCGAGTTCCTTGACATCCCACATCCCATTGGAGCTCTATTGTCCCATCAGTATCCCACGTCACATCAGCATCTGTGTCCTATGGGCATCGCGTGTCCCATCAGGATCTCACACCGTGTCAGCATCCCGTGTCCCTTTGACATCTTGTGTCCCTTTGACATCCTGCATCCCCTCAGCATCCTGTGTCCCATCAGCATCCCCCATCCTGTCAGCATCCTGTGTCCCATCAGCACCCCACATCGTgtcagcatcctgcatcccatgtcccctcagcatcctgtgtcccctcagcatcccccatcctgtcagcatcctgcatcccatgTCCCCTCAGCATCCTCTGTCCCCTCAGCATCCCCCATCCTGTCAGCATCCTGTATCCCATGTCCCCTCAGCATCCTCTGTCCCCTCAGCATCCCCCATCCTGTCAGCATCCCATGTCCCCTCAGCATCCCCCATCCTGTCAGCATCCTGTATCCCATGTCTCCTCAGCATCCTATGTCCTCTCAGCATCCCCCATCCTGTCAGCA
Proteins encoded in this region:
- the SCO2 gene encoding protein SCO2 homolog, mitochondrial isoform X2, producing MFPALLPARCLRCLCRCPRPPPRRPLSAPSPPARLGVGARLGVVAGVGAAAGAGWLYLRAERERRRRERRRAELGALALGRGEFRLQDHAGRPRRMGDFRGRWVLLYFGFTHCPDVCPEELEKLGRVAELLERDPALPPLQPLFVTLDPERDDAAALARFVRDFHPRLLGLTGGAEEVRAAARAYGVYAAAGPRDEDGDYIVDHSVFIYLLGPDGLLLDCYGRAKTDAQIAQSVRRHMETYEPVLQEGE
- the SCO2 gene encoding protein SCO2 homolog, mitochondrial isoform X1, with the protein product MRKGGPSRACSVRMRPLRPPPAPVLPAPGNRRGGHRRAARGSGAEGKAMFPALLPARCLRCLCRCPRPPPRRPLSAPSPPARLGVGARLGVVAGVGAAAGAGWLYLRAERERRRRERRRAELGALALGRGEFRLQDHAGRPRRMGDFRGRWVLLYFGFTHCPDVCPEELEKLGRVAELLERDPALPPLQPLFVTLDPERDDAAALARFVRDFHPRLLGLTGGAEEVRAAARAYGVYAAAGPRDEDGDYIVDHSVFIYLLGPDGLLLDCYGRAKTDAQIAQSVRRHMETYEPVLQEGE
- the TYMP gene encoding thymidine phosphorylase isoform X2, which codes for MAAQASLPTLIRKKRDGERLEEDEIRSFVRGVTEGTAQEGQIGAMLMAIRLRGMDGGETLALARAMAGSGRALAWPQAWRGLLVDKHSTGGVGDKVSLALAPALAACGCKVPMISGRGLGHTGGTLDKLEAIPGFRVTQTPEQMRSILERVGCCIVGQSEELAPADRVLYGLRDVTATVDSPPLVTASILSKKAAEQLSALVLDVKFGSAALCPTQDSARELAQSLVWVGERLGIRTAAVLSRMDEPLGRCVGNSLEVLEALECLEGGGPPDLRELVTALGGLLLWHCGLAGGVPQGQERLGRALDDGSALCAFEAMLGAQGVPPDTAHRLCTGTPEQRRGVLGQASIVEELPVLQGGWVQRVAALPLARVLQELGTGRARAGDAVKPRVGAELLVAAGQRVRAGEPWLRLHHEGALSGAARRALQGALCLGPAPPPAPPPRLAETVLGPGTPPGPPGTPELPASAGDGR
- the TYMP gene encoding thymidine phosphorylase isoform X1, encoding MAAQASLPTLIRKKRDGERLEEDEIRSFVRGVTEGTAQEGQIGAMLMAIRLRGMDGGETLALARAMAGSGRALAWPQAWRGLLVDKHSTGGVGDKVSLALAPALAACGCKVSGGHRAGSLCPLCPPVPTRLRPQVPMISGRGLGHTGGTLDKLEAIPGFRVTQTPEQMRSILERVGCCIVGQSEELAPADRVLYGLRDVTATVDSPPLVTASILSKKAAEQLSALVLDVKFGSAALCPTQDSARELAQSLVWVGERLGIRTAAVLSRMDEPLGRCVGNSLEVLEALECLEGGGPPDLRELVTALGGLLLWHCGLAGGVPQGQERLGRALDDGSALCAFEAMLGAQGVPPDTAHRLCTGTPEQRRGVLGQASIVEELPVLQGGWVQRVAALPLARVLQELGTGRARAGDAVKPRVGAELLVAAGQRVRAGEPWLRLHHEGALSGAARRALQGALCLGPAPPPAPPPRLAETVLGPGTPPGPPGTPELPASAGDGR